The DNA window GCCCGCGGCCGGTCGTCCCGCAACACCAGCCGGACCCCCTGATCGTGCTCGGGAGCGACGAACAGATGATCATGTACGCCACAGCGATGCACGACCTCCACACCGCAGGCACGCGACAGCGCGACGGCTTGACACGTGTCGCCGAGCTTGCGGGGGTAGGGCACCTGGGTCAGTGTGGTCGTGTTCAGGTGCGCGGCGATGCGGTCGACGATGTTGTCCCGCTGTCCCTTCACCTCCTCGGCCGTGCAGTCGGCGCCATCGGCACCGGTGGCGTCGCTGGCGTGGCCGCGCTGGTGTGGCTCCAGTCGGGTTGGTGTGGTGGTCACGAATCACTCCCGGGATGGTCGGCTGGTCGGTGTTCGTGTGGTGGCCTCGCGGGTTGCAGCGTCCTAGTGAGATCGCGATCCACATCAGGCCCGCGGCGGATCAATTCGACCCGTGTCGCGGTAGGCATCGATGGTGCTCCTAGTTCGAGGGGCCGGTCGGCGGCGCCGTCTGGGTCGCCGTCGGGTGGAGGACGTGGATGTGCTCATGGACGTCGTCGACGGCGTCCTTGCCGGGTGAATCAGTGGGTGAGGACCCGATCACGTATACGACGCGGTCGTGTCCGTCGGTTCCCGTGCCGACGTGGATCACGGTGAACCGGGCGTGTACCGCGGCCGCCTTCGCCATTGCGGGAAAGTCGTAGGTCAGTGACGTCGCGGGAAAGCCATCGATCGGTCTCGAGGTGGACGTCGTCGGCGTTAGCCGATGCGCGACGGCCGGTGATCTACCGAAGAGCTGGACGAACAACTGGCCGGCCGCTTGTGTGGGGTCGCCTGACGTCGGGGTGGCTTTTCGTATTCCCGCGGCTACCTGCGCGGCTGACGGTGCTGTGCAACTGTGGCTGCTGCACAGGCCCGTGGTGTTCTCCGGGCCGATCTGGTCAGTCCGGTTCCATCCCGGTGGCGTCGGGTAGCAGATTCCCGCGGCCAGGTCTATGACCGCCCGATCGCCGCAGGCCGAGGCGCTGCTCCGCTGCGGCGCCGGTACCGTCGCTTCGACGCCCTCGACGCCACCGGTGTTCCTGGCCCCGCCACCGCCGTACGCGAGGATCAACGCCCAGCCAACTGTTCCAGCTACCGCGATGGCGCCGGCCGCGGCGAGGATCCAGCCGACGTGCCTCTTGTCCGGCGACGGAGGCACGGGTTCTGGGAACGGGGCCTGCTTGGTCCACTGAGGATGGTCGTACCAGCCGGGTCCGGTCATGACGCCGTCCCGTCCAGCCCCAGCGACACACCGAGTTCCGGAGTTCTCGTAGCCTCGGCTACCGCAGTGGCTAGATCCGGGACGCAACACAGCCGTCGGTCCGCACGCAGCTCTCTCGGGACGGCCTTGGCTGAACGCTCGGTACCCGTGATCAGAACGACTCGTCCAACGCCCGCGGCCAGGGGCGCGTTCGCGTCGGCCCGCTCGCTCGATCCGATGTGCACGATGTCCCGTACCCGGATATCGAGGTGTGCTGCCAGTGCCCGCCAGAACTCGGGTCTTGTCTTCAGCGACCTGAGCAGTGACGTGGTGTAGATCCCGTCCTCCTCCAGGTGGTGGCCGAGCTGGTCCTGGATGTCCGCGACGCGACGTTGAACACCGACAATCGACATTGTCGTCGC is part of the Amycolatopsis sp. CA-230715 genome and encodes:
- a CDS encoding HAD family hydrolase, producing the protein MTIYSIDVAPTCGEYQTPEVATALARLAECKPADARRVDREFLRTAGELTPKLQARVAHALGLPPDWPSRITPPGGFVAADGAPRILGRLAGAGRVVAATTMSIVGVQRRVADIQDQLGHHLEEDGIYTTSLLRSLKTRPEFWRALAAHLDIRVRDIVHIGSSERADANAPLAAGVGRVVLITGTERSAKAVPRELRADRRLCCVPDLATAVAEATRTPELGVSLGLDGTAS